In one window of Thalassococcus arenae DNA:
- a CDS encoding SufE family protein has product MAQARFEEVVEDFEFLEDWEDRYRMVIEMGKAMPPMPDALKVPATKVEGCASQVWLHMHPQDGAFHFQGDSDAMIVRGLIALLHRLYDGLPLTQVPAVDARAELGRLGLHDHLSAQRSNGLRAMIERIRNEARAVAG; this is encoded by the coding sequence ATGGCCCAGGCAAGGTTCGAAGAGGTGGTCGAGGATTTCGAGTTTCTCGAGGACTGGGAAGACCGCTACCGCATGGTGATCGAGATGGGCAAGGCGATGCCGCCGATGCCGGACGCGCTCAAGGTGCCCGCCACCAAGGTCGAGGGCTGCGCCAGCCAGGTCTGGCTGCACATGCATCCCCAGGACGGGGCCTTTCATTTCCAGGGCGACAGCGACGCGATGATCGTGCGCGGGCTGATCGCGCTGCTGCACCGCCTGTATGACGGGCTGCCGCTGACGCAGGTTCCCGCCGTCGATGCCCGCGCCGAACTCGGTCGCCTGGGCCTTCACGATCACCTGTCGGCGCAGCGCTCGAACGGCTTGCGGGCGATGATCGAACGGATCCGGAACGAGGCGCGGGCGGTGGCCGGGTAA
- a CDS encoding Mu-like prophage major head subunit gpT family protein, which produces MLINESNLDLVYKGFKASYTDAYLAAEVNWDKIAMTVASSGSEETYGWIGAVPQLREWIGPRHVKGLMAHAFTIRNRKFESTVAIPRDNISDDKLGVFKPAFQLMGQGARTHPEELIFALLAAGFETQCFDGQNFFDTDHPSKDKDGNPVTVSNMDATGGGAAWFLLDTSKPVKPIIWQEREKYEFTQLTRADDTNVFINDEYLYGVRARVNAGFGLWQLGYGSVNDLTEANYAAARAAMMNFRSDEGRLLGIKPTALVVPPALEDAALHLLNTETKDGGGSNPYKATADLIVTPWLEA; this is translated from the coding sequence ATGCTGATCAACGAAAGCAACCTCGATCTGGTCTACAAGGGTTTCAAGGCCAGCTACACCGACGCCTATCTCGCGGCGGAAGTGAACTGGGACAAGATCGCCATGACGGTCGCCAGCTCGGGCAGCGAGGAAACCTACGGGTGGATCGGGGCGGTGCCGCAATTGCGGGAATGGATCGGGCCGCGCCATGTGAAGGGGCTGATGGCCCATGCGTTCACGATCCGGAACCGGAAGTTCGAAAGCACGGTGGCCATCCCGCGCGACAACATCTCCGACGACAAGCTCGGCGTGTTCAAGCCCGCCTTCCAGCTCATGGGTCAGGGCGCGCGCACGCACCCGGAAGAGCTGATCTTCGCGCTCCTGGCGGCCGGGTTCGAGACGCAGTGTTTCGACGGTCAGAACTTCTTCGATACCGATCATCCGTCGAAGGACAAAGACGGCAACCCGGTCACGGTCAGCAACATGGACGCCACCGGCGGCGGCGCGGCCTGGTTCCTGCTGGACACGTCCAAACCGGTGAAGCCGATCATCTGGCAGGAACGCGAGAAGTACGAATTCACGCAGCTCACCCGCGCCGATGATACCAACGTCTTCATCAACGACGAATACCTCTATGGCGTCCGGGCGCGGGTGAATGCCGGGTTCGGCCTCTGGCAGCTCGGCTATGGCAGCGTGAACGACCTGACCGAGGCGAACTATGCGGCGGCGCGCGCCGCGATGATGAACTTCCGTAGCGACGAAGGCCGCTTGCTGGGCATCAAGCCCACGGCCCTGGTTGTTCCCCCGGCGCTCGAAGACGCCGCGCTGCACCTGCTGAACACCGAAACCAAGGACGGTGGCGGTTCCAACCCCTACAAGGCCACGGCTGACTTGATCGTCACGCCCTGGCTCGAAGCCTGA
- the rnd gene encoding ribonuclease D, whose translation MQTLTTTEELAAFCDRARDVPYVTVDTEFLRERTYYSKLCLVQLALPGSGDGDAVLVDPLADGLSLDPLIALFRNRDVVKVFHAARQDLEIFYIDHGVIPEPLFDTQVAAMVCGFGDQVGYETLVKRIAKAQLDKSSRFTDWSRRPLTDAQKTYALADVTHLRLIYEFLSDKLHQSGRDHWVAEELATLTDPETYITRPEEAWMRIKTRSSSPRFLAIVRELAAFRETHAQSRNIPRNRVFKDDALVELASTKPATMNDLGRSRLLLREARRGDIADGILAAIKAGMDCPKDKLPVAPADKGKQQVNPALADLLRVLLKAKTENAGVASKLIAPSADLDAIAAGQRDVPALTGWRREVFGDDALRLCRGEIALAAKGNRVEVIEVRA comes from the coding sequence GGGACGTGCCATATGTCACGGTCGATACCGAGTTCCTGCGCGAACGCACCTATTATTCCAAGCTCTGCCTGGTCCAGCTGGCCCTGCCGGGGTCCGGCGACGGCGACGCGGTTCTGGTCGACCCTCTGGCGGATGGGCTGTCGCTCGACCCGCTGATCGCGCTGTTCCGCAATCGCGACGTGGTCAAGGTGTTCCATGCCGCCCGCCAGGATCTCGAAATCTTTTACATCGACCACGGCGTGATCCCCGAACCGCTGTTCGACACCCAGGTCGCGGCGATGGTCTGCGGCTTCGGCGACCAGGTGGGCTATGAGACGCTGGTCAAACGCATCGCCAAGGCGCAGCTCGACAAATCCTCGCGCTTTACCGACTGGTCGCGCCGGCCGCTCACCGATGCCCAAAAGACCTATGCGCTGGCCGACGTGACGCATCTGCGGCTGATCTACGAGTTTCTCAGCGACAAGCTGCACCAATCGGGCCGCGACCACTGGGTCGCCGAGGAACTCGCCACCCTGACCGATCCCGAGACCTACATCACCCGCCCCGAAGAGGCGTGGATGCGGATCAAGACGCGATCGTCCTCGCCGCGTTTCCTCGCCATCGTGCGCGAACTGGCCGCGTTCCGGGAAACCCATGCGCAATCGCGCAACATCCCGCGCAACCGCGTGTTCAAGGACGATGCCCTGGTCGAACTGGCCTCGACGAAACCGGCGACGATGAACGATCTCGGCCGCTCGCGGCTGCTGCTGCGCGAGGCCCGGCGCGGCGATATCGCCGACGGTATCCTGGCCGCGATCAAGGCCGGTATGGACTGTCCCAAGGACAAGCTGCCGGTGGCGCCCGCCGACAAGGGCAAGCAACAGGTCAATCCGGCTCTGGCCGATCTGCTGCGCGTGCTGCTCAAGGCCAAGACGGAAAATGCCGGGGTCGCGTCGAAACTGATCGCGCCATCCGCCGACCTCGACGCCATCGCCGCCGGACAGCGCGACGTGCCGGCCCTGACGGGCTGGCGCCGCGAAGTGTTCGGCGACGATGCGCTTCGGTTGTGCCGTGGCGAAATCGCGCTGGCCGCGAAAGGCAACCGCGTCGAGGTGATCGAGGTGCGCGCCTAG
- a CDS encoding phage virion morphogenesis protein, whose product MIREKIQIDEITVALSAAADALEDMTPLFEDIGMLMEARTKANFLKGQAPDGSAWAPKSMATIEKYRRTEGSESVPMNPLIGTSSRLMDNINHQARPDGVDWGSDAIYAAVMHFGAKQGEFGARIGKDKNGRDFFMSIPWGDIPARPFLGIGPEDENAILQTIENYLREAVGQ is encoded by the coding sequence ATGATCCGTGAAAAAATCCAGATCGACGAGATCACCGTGGCGCTGTCGGCAGCGGCCGACGCGCTGGAAGACATGACGCCGCTGTTCGAGGATATCGGCATGCTGATGGAGGCCAGAACCAAGGCGAACTTCCTTAAGGGTCAGGCACCCGATGGCAGCGCCTGGGCGCCCAAATCCATGGCGACCATCGAAAAGTACCGCAGGACAGAGGGGAGCGAGTCGGTCCCTATGAACCCGCTGATTGGCACGTCCAGCAGGTTGATGGACAACATCAACCATCAGGCTCGGCCAGATGGCGTCGATTGGGGATCGGACGCGATATATGCAGCGGTCATGCATTTCGGTGCGAAGCAGGGCGAATTCGGTGCCCGCATCGGCAAGGACAAGAACGGCCGGGACTTCTTCATGTCCATTCCCTGGGGCGACATCCCGGCGCGGCCGTTCCTGGGCATCGGTCCCGAGGACGAAAATGCAATATTGCAAACAATCGAAAATTACCTGCGCGAGGCGGTGGGCCAATGA
- a CDS encoding AAA family ATPase, whose protein sequence is MAEHLHIIKPPEARQAPGLVMTQTATDILRSVKLVADEPGTLTMVAGIPGCGKSETLLRFIQNNPEAIKLDIVAGEGRIWDLAAALMQHLEMGVPNSRRMREDRQRITEAIGFGRVLILDEAQYLANYNPRGGFNFDAYEWLRAMAEEGSFSVVFCGDLSLADAIGSVPQLRRRMVRPVEIRSIPKPDVAMFAASRGVTDSAVVDALAAMAKRHGGIGDVKRTLQHAEIRAEGRRIAAADVKAALLYLGLSARGDG, encoded by the coding sequence ATGGCAGAGCATCTGCATATCATCAAGCCCCCGGAGGCGCGCCAGGCGCCCGGTCTGGTCATGACCCAGACCGCGACCGACATCTTGCGGTCGGTCAAGCTCGTGGCGGACGAACCCGGCACTCTGACCATGGTCGCGGGCATTCCCGGCTGCGGCAAATCGGAAACGTTGCTGCGGTTCATCCAGAACAACCCCGAGGCCATCAAGCTCGATATCGTCGCGGGTGAAGGGCGCATCTGGGACCTTGCCGCAGCGCTGATGCAGCACCTCGAGATGGGTGTGCCGAACAGCCGCCGGATGCGCGAGGACCGTCAACGGATCACCGAGGCCATCGGGTTTGGCCGTGTTCTGATCCTGGACGAGGCGCAATACCTGGCCAATTACAACCCTCGCGGCGGTTTCAACTTCGACGCCTATGAATGGCTGCGCGCGATGGCGGAGGAAGGCTCCTTCTCCGTGGTGTTTTGCGGCGACCTGTCGCTTGCAGACGCGATTGGCTCGGTTCCGCAGCTTCGGCGGCGCATGGTTCGGCCGGTCGAGATCCGTTCCATTCCGAAGCCCGACGTGGCGATGTTCGCCGCTTCGCGCGGTGTCACCGATAGCGCCGTGGTCGACGCCCTTGCAGCCATGGCCAAGCGTCACGGTGGCATCGGGGACGTGAAGCGCACCCTGCAACACGCGGAAATCCGCGCGGAAGGGCGCCGGATCGCGGCGGCGGACGTCAAGGCGGCGTTGCTCTATCTGGGTCTGTCGGCGCGGGGGGACGGGTAA
- a CDS encoding phage protease → MSDTISVAFDHALPDAPDWVQLVPAGKVTARDGRRFVNDKPEAVLATFRAGGIELPVDYEHQNEKPEAKLSGPVPAAGSIKELAVRADGIWGRVDWTDRARALIRAREYRFLSPSMMVEKDTGRLVKIKGAGLVHNPALHITALASEENRMDPTEFMAQLADLLDIEGDADETAILSAFKSRLEATKDAKPNPRDYVPMKAYQEAMAKTRTTVQAASENSARAKVDAALRDGHITPAAKSWALELCIADEASFDEFLAASPAPFRHLTDRTRFAHARGVPSDKDQAKADDPAVALLCEQLGLSPERFA, encoded by the coding sequence ATGTCGGACACGATTTCCGTCGCTTTCGACCACGCCTTACCGGATGCCCCGGACTGGGTGCAGCTCGTACCGGCGGGCAAGGTCACCGCGCGCGACGGTCGGCGTTTCGTCAACGACAAGCCCGAAGCGGTTCTGGCGACCTTCAGGGCGGGCGGGATCGAACTCCCGGTCGATTACGAACACCAGAACGAAAAGCCCGAAGCCAAGCTTTCGGGTCCGGTCCCGGCGGCAGGCTCGATCAAGGAACTCGCGGTGCGCGCGGATGGCATCTGGGGCCGCGTGGACTGGACCGACCGCGCCCGCGCCCTGATCCGCGCCCGCGAATACCGTTTCCTGAGCCCGTCCATGATGGTGGAGAAGGACACGGGCCGTCTCGTCAAGATCAAGGGTGCCGGGCTGGTCCACAACCCGGCGCTGCATATCACCGCCCTGGCCAGCGAGGAGAACAGGATGGACCCGACCGAATTCATGGCGCAGCTCGCCGATCTCCTCGACATCGAGGGCGACGCGGACGAAACCGCGATCCTGAGCGCGTTCAAATCCAGGCTCGAAGCGACGAAGGACGCCAAGCCGAACCCGCGTGACTACGTGCCGATGAAGGCCTACCAGGAAGCCATGGCCAAGACGCGCACCACCGTCCAGGCGGCCAGCGAGAACAGCGCTCGCGCAAAGGTGGACGCCGCCTTGCGGGATGGCCATATCACGCCCGCAGCGAAGTCCTGGGCGCTGGAACTCTGCATTGCGGACGAGGCCAGTTTCGACGAATTCCTCGCCGCCAGCCCGGCGCCGTTCCGCCATCTGACCGACCGGACGCGCTTTGCGCATGCGCGCGGCGTACCGTCCGACAAAGACCAAGCGAAAGCCGACGATCCGGCCGTCGCTTTGCTTTGCGAACAGCTGGGGCTGTCGCCCGAACGCTTCGCTTGA
- a CDS encoding regulatory protein GemA → MSISDNQRKLFWVAARKLGWTEDQLRPALAQIAGVTSVNDLDRDGFDAMMGFFEYCGFTPLSAKGKDYGDRPGMASFAQIELIRALWSEYTRRQAGEDELKKWLANKWHVSSLRFVTAEMAGKMIAALKAMKARAA, encoded by the coding sequence ATGAGCATCAGCGACAACCAGCGCAAGCTGTTCTGGGTGGCGGCGCGCAAGCTCGGCTGGACCGAGGATCAGCTTCGCCCGGCCCTGGCACAGATCGCCGGCGTCACCAGCGTCAACGACCTCGACCGCGACGGGTTCGACGCGATGATGGGCTTCTTCGAGTATTGCGGCTTCACCCCGCTTTCGGCGAAGGGCAAGGACTATGGCGACCGGCCCGGAATGGCGAGCTTTGCCCAGATCGAACTGATCCGCGCCTTGTGGTCGGAATACACCCGGCGCCAGGCCGGTGAAGACGAGCTCAAGAAATGGCTGGCGAACAAGTGGCATGTGTCCAGCCTGCGCTTCGTCACCGCCGAAATGGCCGGGAAGATGATCGCCGCGCTGAAGGCGATGAAGGCCCGCGCCGCGTAG